From Streptomyces durmitorensis, a single genomic window includes:
- a CDS encoding pectinesterase family protein, whose amino-acid sequence MPSHHSHVPLGAGFSRRTLLTASAGAGAALAVGHTSPARAAAPRPTRRTLYVDPAGRGDHTTVQAAVNAATGTDWTLVLAPGTYRETVTVPEALAGLTLVGASGDPRDTVIVYDNAAGTPKPDGSGTYGTSGSATTTVRAAGFTAHAITFANDWLRADHPDYTGTQAVALKVTGDRSAFFRCRFLGHQDTLYADTADLGAFARQYFRDCYVEGDVDFVFGRATAVFEHCRFHTLTRGDLASAPYGFVFAPSTAVANPRGYLVVRSRVTSGAPDAYYKLARPWVPTSDTTARPMLTVRDTHLGRGIDAVSPYANMREAHPWQDQRFAEYRNTGPGAAVTVPANRPQLTRAQAGSATRAAYLRDWTPVRKDRC is encoded by the coding sequence ATGCCCTCGCACCACTCCCACGTCCCCCTCGGAGCGGGCTTCAGCCGGCGCACGTTGCTCACCGCGAGCGCGGGCGCCGGCGCCGCCCTGGCCGTCGGCCACACCTCTCCCGCGCGAGCCGCCGCACCCCGCCCCACCCGTCGGACGCTGTACGTCGACCCGGCGGGCCGCGGCGACCACACCACCGTCCAGGCCGCCGTGAACGCCGCCACCGGCACGGACTGGACGCTCGTCCTCGCCCCGGGCACGTACCGCGAGACGGTGACCGTGCCGGAGGCCCTGGCCGGGCTCACGCTGGTCGGCGCGAGCGGCGACCCGCGCGACACGGTGATCGTGTACGACAACGCGGCGGGCACTCCGAAGCCCGACGGGTCCGGCACGTACGGCACGAGCGGCTCGGCCACCACGACCGTGCGGGCCGCCGGTTTCACCGCCCACGCGATCACGTTCGCCAACGACTGGCTGCGCGCCGACCACCCCGACTACACCGGAACCCAGGCCGTCGCCCTCAAGGTGACGGGCGACCGCTCGGCGTTCTTCCGCTGCCGATTCCTGGGACATCAGGACACCCTCTACGCCGACACCGCGGACCTGGGTGCCTTCGCCCGCCAGTACTTCCGCGACTGCTACGTGGAGGGAGACGTCGACTTCGTCTTCGGCCGGGCCACCGCCGTCTTCGAGCACTGCCGCTTCCACACGCTCACCCGCGGCGACCTGGCATCAGCGCCGTACGGCTTCGTCTTCGCGCCGTCCACCGCCGTCGCCAACCCGCGCGGCTACCTGGTCGTCCGCAGCCGGGTGACGAGCGGCGCCCCGGACGCGTACTACAAGCTGGCCCGCCCTTGGGTCCCCACCTCGGACACGACGGCCCGCCCGATGCTGACGGTGCGCGACACGCATCTGGGGCGCGGCATCGACGCGGTGAGCCCGTACGCGAACATGCGGGAAGCCCATCCCTGGCAGGACCAGCGGTTCGCCGAGTACCGCAACACCGGGCCGGGTGCGGCCGTGACGGTCCCGGCGAACCGGCCCCAACTCACCCGCGCCCAGGCCGGGTCCGCGACCCGCGCCGCCTACCTGAGGGACTGGACGCCGGTACGGAAGGACCGCTGCTGA
- a CDS encoding pectate lyase family protein yields the protein MTTTRTRRGAVRRSLTLLAGCTALVVAVTSAPASAAGARDVLPPRDGWASADGGTTGGAGADRAHTYTVTTWGQLRAALADDPGAPRVIKVKGTLNATAAGCAAFEADGYDFDRYLADYDPAVWGRDTPVSGAQEDLRAASAARQGAAIKAYVPADTTIVGVGRNAGITGGSLQIQGVDNVVVRDLTLESPLDCFPQWDPTDGATGAWNSEYDSMVVHGSTHVWVDHNTFTDGAHPDSSLPSYYGEIYQQHDGELDVVRGADLVTASWNVFADHDKTLMIGNSDSAGATDRGKLRVTLHHNVFRDIVERAPRVRFGQVDAYNNHYIVPAGGYQYSFGIGQESRLVAQKNAFTLPDGVSAAKILKKWKEAPVTADANYVNGRRVDLIAVHNAELPEETLASGAGWTPSLRTRVDDPRKLPGLLAHQAGAGKRR from the coding sequence ATGACGACGACAAGAACGAGGCGCGGGGCTGTCCGCCGATCTCTCACCCTGCTCGCGGGGTGCACCGCCCTGGTCGTGGCCGTCACGAGCGCCCCGGCCTCGGCCGCCGGCGCCCGCGACGTGCTGCCGCCCCGCGACGGCTGGGCGTCCGCCGACGGCGGGACCACGGGCGGCGCCGGTGCCGACCGAGCGCACACCTACACGGTCACCACCTGGGGGCAGCTGCGGGCCGCGCTCGCCGACGACCCCGGGGCTCCCCGTGTCATCAAGGTCAAGGGGACGCTGAACGCGACGGCCGCGGGCTGCGCCGCGTTCGAGGCCGATGGCTACGACTTCGACCGGTACCTCGCCGACTACGACCCCGCCGTGTGGGGCCGTGACACTCCGGTGAGCGGCGCGCAGGAGGACCTGCGGGCGGCATCGGCGGCCCGGCAGGGCGCGGCCATCAAGGCGTACGTCCCGGCCGACACGACCATCGTGGGCGTCGGGAGGAACGCCGGGATCACGGGCGGCAGCCTGCAGATCCAGGGCGTGGACAACGTGGTCGTCCGCGATCTCACGCTGGAGAGCCCCTTGGACTGCTTCCCGCAGTGGGATCCCACGGACGGCGCCACCGGGGCCTGGAACTCCGAGTACGACAGCATGGTCGTCCACGGCTCGACGCATGTGTGGGTCGACCACAACACGTTCACCGACGGCGCGCACCCCGACAGTTCGCTGCCGTCCTACTACGGCGAGATCTACCAGCAGCACGACGGCGAGCTGGACGTCGTGCGCGGCGCCGACCTCGTCACCGCCTCCTGGAACGTCTTCGCCGACCACGACAAGACCCTGATGATCGGCAACAGCGACAGCGCGGGCGCCACGGACCGCGGCAAGCTGCGGGTCACCCTGCACCACAACGTGTTCCGGGACATCGTCGAGCGGGCGCCGCGCGTCCGCTTCGGGCAGGTCGACGCCTACAACAACCACTACATCGTCCCCGCGGGCGGCTATCAGTACTCGTTCGGCATCGGCCAGGAGTCCCGACTGGTCGCCCAGAAGAACGCGTTCACGCTTCCGGACGGGGTCAGCGCCGCGAAGATCCTCAAGAAGTGGAAGGAGGCGCCGGTCACCGCCGACGCCAACTACGTCAACGGCAGGCGCGTCGATCTCATCGCCGTCCACAACGCGGAGCTGCCCGAGGAGACCCTCGCGTCGGGTGCGGGCTGGACGCCGAGCCTCCGGACGCGGGTGGACGACCCGCGCAAGCTGCCCGGCCTGCTCGCGCATCAGGCGGGCGCGGGCAAGCGCCGCTGA
- a CDS encoding rhamnogalacturonan acetylesterase: MTARPAHGVGRRRAVAALASLPLAAAAAPAALARSSKTAPASTLYIAGDSTAAQKYTDAAPETGWGMALPFFLHDRVRVANHAMNGRSSKSFVDEGRLAVILEAIRPGDRLLIQFAHNDEKTADPTRYTEPWSTYQDYLKQYVDGARSRGARPVFATAVERRKFAADGTALPTHGDYPAAMRALAEAEGVPLLDVQALSLALWQKLGVEATKAYFNWTATEQDNTHFNPPGAIAVARLVAAELLHRGVLAPRDVRRLDDAIPDSWITWPEGP, translated from the coding sequence GTGACAGCGCGCCCCGCGCACGGCGTCGGCCGACGCCGTGCGGTCGCGGCCCTCGCGAGCCTTCCGCTCGCGGCGGCCGCGGCCCCGGCCGCCCTCGCCCGCTCGTCGAAGACCGCTCCCGCGAGCACGCTCTACATCGCCGGGGACTCCACGGCCGCGCAGAAGTACACCGACGCGGCCCCCGAGACCGGCTGGGGCATGGCCCTTCCCTTCTTCCTCCACGACCGCGTCAGGGTCGCCAACCACGCGATGAACGGCCGGAGTTCGAAGAGCTTCGTCGACGAGGGCCGCCTCGCAGTGATCCTTGAGGCGATCAGACCCGGCGACCGGCTCCTCATCCAGTTCGCGCACAACGACGAGAAGACCGCCGACCCGACGCGCTACACCGAGCCGTGGTCCACGTACCAGGACTACCTGAAGCAGTACGTCGACGGGGCGCGGTCCCGTGGCGCGCGGCCGGTGTTCGCCACCGCCGTCGAGCGCAGGAAGTTCGCCGCGGACGGCACCGCGCTGCCCACCCACGGCGACTACCCGGCGGCGATGCGGGCGCTCGCCGAGGCCGAGGGCGTGCCGCTGCTCGACGTCCAGGCCCTGTCGCTCGCCCTGTGGCAGAAGCTCGGCGTCGAGGCGACCAAGGCCTACTTCAACTGGACAGCCACCGAGCAGGACAACACGCACTTCAATCCACCGGGCGCGATCGCCGTGGCCCGCCTGGTGGCGGCCGAGCTGCTGCACCGCGGGGTGCTCGCGCCGCGTGACGTGCGACGGCTCGACGACGCGATACCCGACTCCTGGATCACCTGGCCGGAAGGACCGTGA
- a CDS encoding ABC transporter substrate-binding protein, whose translation MNFTIRGNRNSRRNRSRRAVAAVAFTAAFALTATACGDDGSGAGGDKGKEGSGKGEITFWDNNGGVRTDVWKEIIKDFEAKNPDIHVKYVPIPAESVQSKYDTAIQGGGLPDVGGVGAAMLAGISAQDALEPLDDRLSQSSLEGKLNPGMIDSVRAAGGGNRLFTVPTSASNGVLYYRTDLFKAAGLEAPTTWGKFYAAAKKLTAKDDNKFGYTIRGGEGSIAQALDAAYGQSGIGSFWDGDKATVNDPKNVEALKKYVALYKNNTPAADVNNDFKKMNAQWDTGQIGMLSHNLGSYTDHVKALGEGKFRGLPNPTTDAGVRVQVSNPVDGLGLFKSSKKKAAAWKFIEFAASHESNSKWNKSAGAIPANTAASKDAWVNEAEPTKLAAAALNDGSLKIVQLPYYLPDWNTISKADNEPNYQKVLLGKMSAKDFLDTLAEQLNKAQAEWNDQNK comes from the coding sequence ATGAACTTCACCATCCGTGGAAACAGAAACAGCAGGAGAAACAGAAGCCGTCGCGCGGTGGCCGCCGTCGCCTTCACCGCCGCGTTCGCGCTGACCGCCACCGCCTGTGGCGACGACGGCAGCGGGGCCGGCGGGGACAAGGGCAAGGAGGGTTCGGGGAAGGGCGAGATCACCTTCTGGGACAACAACGGCGGTGTCCGCACCGACGTCTGGAAGGAGATCATCAAGGACTTCGAGGCGAAGAACCCGGACATCCACGTCAAGTACGTGCCGATCCCCGCCGAGAGCGTCCAGTCCAAGTACGACACCGCCATCCAGGGCGGCGGCCTGCCGGACGTCGGCGGTGTCGGCGCCGCGATGCTCGCCGGGATCTCCGCGCAGGACGCCCTGGAACCGCTGGACGACCGGCTGAGCCAGAGCTCCCTGGAGGGCAAGCTGAACCCGGGCATGATCGACAGCGTCCGGGCCGCGGGCGGCGGCAACCGGCTCTTCACGGTGCCGACGTCCGCGAGCAACGGCGTGCTGTACTACCGCACCGACCTGTTCAAGGCCGCGGGCCTCGAAGCCCCCACCACCTGGGGCAAGTTCTACGCGGCGGCCAAGAAGCTCACCGCCAAGGACGACAACAAGTTCGGGTACACCATTCGCGGCGGCGAGGGCTCCATCGCGCAGGCGCTCGACGCGGCGTACGGCCAGTCCGGCATCGGATCGTTCTGGGACGGCGACAAGGCCACCGTCAACGACCCCAAGAACGTGGAGGCGTTGAAGAAGTACGTCGCGCTCTACAAGAACAACACCCCCGCGGCCGACGTCAACAACGACTTCAAGAAGATGAACGCCCAGTGGGACACGGGCCAGATCGGCATGCTCAGCCACAACCTCGGCTCCTACACGGACCATGTGAAGGCGCTCGGTGAGGGCAAGTTCCGCGGCCTGCCCAACCCGACGACGGACGCGGGCGTCCGCGTCCAGGTCTCCAACCCCGTCGACGGGCTCGGCCTGTTCAAGTCCAGCAAGAAGAAGGCCGCGGCCTGGAAGTTCATCGAGTTCGCGGCCTCGCACGAGTCCAACAGCAAGTGGAACAAGTCGGCGGGCGCCATCCCCGCCAACACCGCGGCCTCCAAGGACGCCTGGGTGAACGAGGCCGAGCCGACGAAGCTGGCCGCCGCCGCGCTCAACGACGGCTCGCTGAAGATCGTGCAGCTGCCGTACTACCTGCCCGACTGGAACACCATCAGCAAGGCCGACAACGAGCCGAACTACCAGAAGGTCCTGCTCGGCAAGATGTCCGCGAAGGACTTCCTCGACACCCTCGCCGAGCAGCTCAACAAGGCTCAGGCCGAGTGGAACGACCAGAACAAGTGA